In the genome of Aspergillus flavus chromosome 8, complete sequence, one region contains:
- a CDS encoding F-box domain protein → MPQLLHLPGELLARVISHIDQSALKQLRQTCRTLAQFVSRELFHTVHLFPDEESYERVRNISNNTILRSLVRKIYINTCYNDSEWGDPDCTLTEPFKDAILQLKRFPNVQSTVLRFDKNCCVDDDGVEMWRSEWPQPPTYREEVLHVFFSWLTSLDVPIKELGICNLQDLTIKDTDTRAMMAKVLCGLQSLRLNIATEHHEASPEEDLEFPEPHEFFAEMPFAWLKPTMGSLENLTIYCDNYWGFFPKLDLKGIHFPRLKTLALGNFGFAQDAHVEWIVSHEATLAELYLDDCTILYDVGITKENIGRCSFEKTEMEVRIREDCPSLSKHYRSYEKRWHDLFDTFRTRLPLLRHFRMGTTCWSDGMPFEKEANINIGLMNDRYMVCYDGYGPSPYMTGRGNARDNEKVAPECDEEDRNALRLLLQSIGQSAPESWSVDYREVEDLLDTEYR, encoded by the exons ATGCCACAGCTCCTTCATCTGCCCGGTGAACTTCTCGCGCGAGTGATCTCGCATATCGATCAATCGGCCTTAAAACAGCTGCGCCAGACATGTCGCACGCTGGCGCAATTTGTCTCGCGGGAACTATTCCACACCGTGCACCTGTTCCCCGACGAAGAAAGCTATGAAAGAGTTCGTAACATCTCAAACAACACGATATTGCGGTCGTTGGTAAGGAAGATTTACATCAACACCTGTTACAATGACTCT GAATGGGGGGATCCAGATTGCACCCTTACTGAACCATTCAAAGACGCCATCTTGCAGCTCAAACGCTTCCCGAACGTGCAAAGCACCGTGCTACGCTTTGATAAGAATTGTTgcgttgatgatgatggagtaGAAATGTGGCGTAGCGAATGGCCCCAACCGCCCACCTACCGCGAGGAAGTTCTCCACGTGTTCTTCTCCTGGCTGACATCCTTGGACGTACCCATCAAAGAGCTGGGGATCTGTAATCTACAAGATCTCACCATTAAAGACACAGACACTCGCGCTATGATGGCTAAGGTGCTGTGTGGTCTTCAGTCGCTCCGGTTGAACATAGCGACTGAGCACCACGAAGCAAGTCCAGAGGAGGATCTAGAGTTCCCCGAGCCCCACGAGTTCTTCGCAGAGATGCCCTTCGCCTGGCTGAAGCCCACCATGGGATCGCTGGAGAATTTGACGATTTATTGCGATAATTACTGGGGATTCTTCCCGAAGCTGGACCTTAAAGGGATTCACTTCCCTCGGCTTAAGACCCTAGCGCTTGGCAATTTCGGCTTCGCGCAGGACGCGCACGTGGAGTGGATCGTTTCACATGAAGCGACTCTTGCAGAGCTATACCTGGATGACTGTACGATCTTGTATGATGTAGGTATTACAAAGGAGAATATAGGACGCTGTTCTTTCGAGAAAACGGAGATGGAGGTCCGAATCCGCGAGGATTGCCCTAGCTTGAGCAAACACTACCGTTCATACGAAAAAAGATGGCATGATCTCTTTGACACCTTTCGGACACGCTTGCCACTTCTTCGGCACTTTCGCATGGGAACAACGTGCTGGTCGGACGGGATGCCgtttgagaaggaggcaaACATCAATATTGGTCTCATGAACGATCGGTATATGGTGTGCTATGACGGATATGGCCCGAGCCCGTACATGACCGGTCGCGGTAATGCTCGGGATAATGAGAAAGTGGCACCGGAATgtgatgaagaggataggAACGCTCTGCGGCTCTTGCTGCAGAGTATAGGCCAAAGCGCACCTGAGTCCTGGTCGGTAGACTATAGAGAGGTTGAGGACCTACTCGATACGGAATATCGATAA
- a CDS encoding putative muramidase yields MVYRTTLVLGLLLQLLSVSAGTTLATTTTSSSKHEPTQPGIPSNCDKFHLVAAGDQCGTIEAKYGITDAQFKAWNPTINSGCTNLWLDYYVCVHVPDDTTTTTTTSKPPGPTDTPEPRMPGIVSNCKKYYLVKKGDDCYSIDTAAGITLAQFRSWNTMIDAACTNLWVDYYVCIGV; encoded by the exons ATGGTTTACCGGACCACTCTTGTCCTGGGCTTGCTCCTACAGCTGCTGTCTGTCAGCGCTGGCACAACGCTCgccacaaccaccacatcctcatcaaAACATGAGCCAACCCAACCAGGTATACCATCCAACTGTGACAAGTTCCATCTCGTCGCGGCCGGGGATCAGTGCGGTACCATCGAGGCCAAGTACGGCATCACCGACGCCCAATTCAAAGCCTGGAATCCTACTATAAACTCTG GATGCACCAACCTCTGGCTAGACTACTACGTCTGCGTCCACGTCCCGGATGACACGACGacgacaacaacaacgaGTAAACCACCCGGGCCCACGGACACTCCCGAGCCGCGAATGCCCGGCATTGTGAGCAACTGTAAGAAGTATTACCTGGTTAAAAAGGGTGATGACTGTTACTCGATCGATACTGCCGCGGGTATTACGCTCGCTCAGTTCCGCTCGTGGAATACGATGATTGATGCGGCCTGTACCAATTTGTGGGTGGATTATTACGTCTGCATAGGTGTTTAG